A single Numenius arquata chromosome 1, bNumArq3.hap1.1, whole genome shotgun sequence DNA region contains:
- the SH3BGR gene encoding SH3 domain-binding glutamic acid-rich protein produces MVIKVFVATSSGSTAIKKKQQEVVGFLEANKIDFQQMDIAGDEDNRKWMRENVPGEKKPQNGIPLPPQIFNEERYCGDFESFFSAKEENIIYSFLGLAPPPGTKESEKSDATDETEAHTEDKADEGAHEEAQSAQSPSEDQQESKEEHAASGEEEKKQKEGEEKEEVEEQEES; encoded by the exons atcaaaaagaaacagcaagaagtAGTGGGCTTTTTAGAGGCCAACAAGATTGACTTTCAGCAAATGGACATAGCAGGTGATGAAGACAACAGGAAATGGATGAGAGAGAATGTTCCTGGtgaaaaaaagcctcaaaatgGAATTCCTCTCCCTCCACAGATCTTCAACGAGGAGCGGTACTGTGGG gaTTTTGAATCCTTTTTCTCtgctaaagaagaaaatattatttattcattcctgggtcttgctcctcctccaggcacaaag GAGAGTGAAAAGTCTGATGCCACGGAcgaaactgaggcacacacagaAGACAAGGCAGATGAAGGGGCTCATGAAGAGGCACAGTCTGCTCAGTCACCATCAGAAGATCAACAG GAAAGCAAGGAAGAACATGCAGCATCAGGG gaagaagaaaaaaagcagaaagagggagaagaaaaggaagaggtaGAGGAGCAAGAGGAGTCTTAG